A genome region from Acaryochloris thomasi RCC1774 includes the following:
- a CDS encoding FAD-dependent oxidoreductase: MTQLGILDDSAFTRPANGQTLSFPLQIVGGSTAAYSAALGALQAGTKICLVQPHLVLGGQFTAQALPASDDGRLLTPYDQIPPEQRDPQQLRNSEEFALSRSQRQFRNRQRQLQPVAGKVIQNPGGSWVSHLSVTPVVAAIALNEAILPFLESGQLTLIPFAEPIEVLFQQEPEAYRRIIGIVFRDSQTQHQFTVHSQITIEATDLGDLLELGQIESRIGQESRSETGEAALPETAYPDCQQAITVCAVVERNLGPCLPPPEGYNQEPWLQAQDFTCDFWFQSNHQWQRQCFYDPDGMFRYRRLQRSVADDRARVGDVTVLNWSTSPLGCNDRPPDPDAALGCGNDYVPGVLVGIRRAERQEQIKRACDRTQAYVHFLQTETGDLKPRGDLTWTANGIALAPYIREARRGIALTTIRHQDVAKKFFPDAVRARTFGDSVGIGQYHYLDMHPNDAPGQVELGDGHDALPFTIPLGALIPERTDGLILSSKSIGTTHITNAAYRMHPAEWAIGEAGGHLAAFALQNEISVRDTAAHHIRQFQHQLTQAGIPIVWLNDVSHDDLDFAAIQVLATALLSQISGTLPPALGGRGGQRSRAELAQPEASTSSVDLDRGFIDQASLGFGGDAISTPKLFATALTGLIGSCQDLAAPQDISLQHWAEQNLLTPIQALDPHQPLTRHLLSQLFQTLEPQTRARLAAALPEPQSALRRRDIAGILHALVN; the protein is encoded by the coding sequence ATGACCCAGCTAGGAATTCTGGATGATAGCGCTTTCACTCGTCCTGCCAATGGGCAAACGCTCTCGTTCCCGCTACAGATTGTGGGCGGTTCTACCGCTGCTTATTCCGCTGCCTTGGGCGCACTCCAGGCTGGAACTAAGATCTGCCTCGTTCAGCCTCACTTGGTTCTAGGCGGGCAGTTTACCGCTCAAGCGCTCCCGGCCTCTGATGATGGCCGCTTACTGACGCCCTACGACCAGATCCCGCCGGAGCAACGAGATCCGCAGCAGCTTCGCAATAGTGAGGAATTTGCGCTGTCGCGATCGCAACGTCAATTTCGCAATCGCCAGCGCCAGCTTCAGCCCGTTGCCGGAAAAGTCATCCAAAATCCAGGCGGAAGCTGGGTCAGTCATCTTTCTGTGACGCCTGTTGTGGCTGCAATTGCCCTTAACGAAGCGATTCTTCCTTTTCTTGAGAGTGGACAGCTCACCCTGATCCCTTTTGCTGAACCGATAGAAGTCCTGTTCCAACAAGAACCGGAAGCGTATAGACGCATCATTGGCATTGTCTTTAGAGACAGCCAAACCCAGCATCAGTTTACGGTCCACAGTCAGATCACGATTGAAGCAACAGACCTCGGAGACTTGCTAGAGCTAGGCCAAATCGAATCTCGTATCGGTCAAGAATCAAGATCTGAAACGGGCGAAGCGGCTCTGCCAGAGACGGCCTACCCTGATTGCCAGCAGGCGATTACCGTCTGTGCCGTTGTCGAGCGCAATCTAGGCCCATGCCTTCCACCACCTGAGGGCTATAACCAGGAACCTTGGCTGCAGGCTCAGGACTTCACCTGTGACTTTTGGTTTCAGTCAAATCACCAATGGCAGCGGCAGTGTTTCTACGATCCTGACGGGATGTTTCGCTATCGACGGCTACAGCGGAGTGTGGCTGATGATCGGGCGCGAGTCGGAGACGTAACGGTTCTCAACTGGTCTACGAGTCCTCTTGGCTGCAATGACAGACCGCCGGATCCTGATGCAGCTTTGGGATGTGGGAATGACTATGTGCCGGGTGTGTTGGTGGGCATTCGTCGCGCAGAGCGACAGGAGCAGATTAAACGGGCTTGCGATCGCACCCAAGCCTACGTCCACTTTTTGCAAACTGAAACGGGCGATCTCAAACCTCGGGGCGATCTCACCTGGACTGCTAACGGTATTGCGCTCGCCCCCTATATTCGAGAGGCTCGTCGAGGTATCGCCCTAACCACTATTCGACATCAAGATGTGGCAAAAAAGTTCTTCCCGGATGCTGTGCGCGCCCGCACCTTCGGCGATAGCGTTGGTATCGGTCAATATCACTACCTTGATATGCATCCCAATGATGCCCCCGGTCAAGTCGAGTTAGGAGACGGTCACGATGCTTTGCCTTTTACTATTCCCCTGGGTGCTCTGATTCCCGAACGGACTGACGGCCTAATTCTGTCTTCCAAAAGCATTGGCACCACCCACATCACCAATGCGGCCTATCGGATGCATCCGGCAGAGTGGGCAATCGGCGAAGCGGGCGGACATCTAGCGGCCTTTGCCCTTCAAAATGAGATTAGTGTCCGAGACACTGCGGCTCACCATATCCGCCAATTTCAGCACCAGCTCACACAGGCGGGTATCCCCATCGTTTGGCTGAATGATGTTTCTCACGACGATCTTGACTTCGCTGCAATCCAGGTCCTCGCGACTGCGCTATTGTCCCAAATCTCCGGCACTCTCCCCCCAGCATTGGGGGGCCGGGGGGGCCAACGCAGCAGGGCTGAATTGGCTCAACCTGAGGCCAGTACATCCAGTGTCGATTTGGATAGAGGCTTTATTGATCAAGCAAGTTTGGGGTTTGGAGGGGATGCGATCTCAACTCCCAAACTCTTCGCGACCGCCTTGACCGGGCTGATCGGCTCTTGTCAAGATCTAGCAGCGCCACAGGATATCAGCCTCCAGCACTGGGCAGAGCAGAATCTGCTCACCCCGATCCAAGCACTAGATCCCCATCAGCCCCTGACCCGTCATCTTTTATCTCAGCTATTTCAGACCTTAGAACCGCAGACCCGCGCACGACTTGCCGCTGCGCTTCCCGAACCTCAATCAGCTCTTCGTCGGAGAGATATCGCTGGAATTCTCCATGCGTTAGTGAATTGA
- the pcrA gene encoding DNA helicase PcrA has translation MTSTPDFLSHLNPSQRQAVEHFCGPLLVVAGAGSGKTRALTYRISNLVLTHRINPENILAVTFTNKAAKEMKARIEKLFADRIAQEKHGKPLDLLAPYEQTKLRSHVYKTITKPLWIGTFHSLCARLLRMEIHKYQDEQGRKWERNFSIFDESDVQSLIKDIVVNKLNLDDRKFPPRSVRFAISNAKNQGWSPDELEANQQDFRGRVIAEVYRAYQDGLAANNALDFDDLIRVLVLLLKQNEQTLAYWHQQFHHILVDEYQDTNRTQYDMLSLLATNGADAKTFKSWQNRSVFVVGDADQSIYSFRAADFRILMGFQQDFGDDLPDDDTRTMVKLEENYRSTENILQAANVLIDNNTERIDKVLKPTRGKGEPIYCYRADDELQEADFVVGQIRQLEQQHPEVQWGDFAILYRTNAQSRAFEETLVRWAIPYTVVGGLKFYDRREVKDILAYLRLIVNPADSVSLKRVINTPRRGIGKTTMDRLTQAAQELGVPTWEILSDEATVKTLASRGSRNILGFVDMIRLWQSQVDTLPATEIIQGILDNSGYIRNLQDQDTDEAEDRIGNVKELYNAAQQFAEENGDDSLLSFLANAALASDADDKEDSTTVSMMTLHSAKGLEFPIVFLVGIEQGLFPNFRSLDDPAALEEERRLCYVGITRAQERLFLSHARERRLYGSREPAIPSAFLSELPRDLIETNTPTAIPSQGIEMFSSAPPQKKLPNTNARDWAVGDRLVHKGYGLGEVTHIFGAGNKICLAVKFPNLGKKIIDPNITVLERVE, from the coding sequence ATGACCTCTACCCCAGATTTTTTAAGCCACCTTAATCCTTCTCAACGACAGGCGGTTGAACACTTTTGCGGTCCTCTTTTGGTAGTGGCGGGTGCCGGTTCTGGTAAGACTCGTGCTTTGACCTACCGGATTTCTAACCTCGTTCTTACTCACCGCATCAATCCTGAGAATATTCTGGCGGTGACCTTCACGAATAAGGCCGCCAAGGAAATGAAGGCGCGGATTGAGAAGCTGTTCGCCGATCGCATTGCCCAAGAGAAGCACGGTAAGCCGCTGGATTTGCTCGCTCCCTATGAGCAGACGAAGTTGCGATCGCACGTCTATAAAACCATCACGAAACCCTTGTGGATTGGCACCTTCCACAGCCTTTGCGCCCGCCTTCTGCGCATGGAGATCCATAAATATCAGGACGAACAGGGCCGCAAATGGGAACGTAACTTCTCTATCTTTGACGAATCCGATGTGCAGAGCCTCATTAAAGATATCGTCGTCAATAAACTCAACCTCGACGATCGCAAGTTTCCTCCTCGCTCTGTCCGGTTTGCGATCAGCAACGCCAAAAACCAAGGCTGGTCCCCAGATGAACTGGAAGCCAATCAGCAGGACTTCCGGGGGCGCGTGATTGCTGAAGTCTATCGCGCCTATCAAGATGGCCTTGCTGCCAACAACGCCCTCGACTTCGATGACTTGATTCGGGTACTGGTTTTACTGCTGAAGCAAAACGAGCAGACCCTCGCTTACTGGCACCAACAGTTCCATCACATCTTGGTGGATGAATACCAAGACACAAACCGCACTCAGTACGACATGCTCAGTCTGCTTGCCACGAACGGTGCAGATGCAAAAACCTTCAAGAGCTGGCAAAATCGCTCAGTCTTCGTGGTTGGAGATGCAGACCAGTCGATCTATTCCTTTAGAGCGGCTGACTTCAGGATTCTGATGGGTTTTCAGCAGGACTTTGGTGATGACCTGCCGGATGACGATACCCGCACAATGGTCAAGCTAGAGGAGAATTATCGCTCCACCGAAAATATTCTCCAGGCTGCCAACGTTCTGATTGACAACAACACCGAGCGGATTGATAAGGTACTTAAGCCCACGCGGGGCAAAGGCGAACCGATCTACTGCTACCGCGCTGATGATGAGTTGCAAGAAGCTGACTTTGTCGTCGGTCAAATCCGGCAGCTAGAGCAGCAGCACCCCGAAGTGCAATGGGGCGACTTTGCGATTCTCTACCGCACCAACGCCCAATCCCGTGCCTTTGAGGAGACTCTTGTGCGCTGGGCGATTCCCTATACCGTGGTTGGGGGACTGAAGTTTTACGATCGCCGCGAAGTCAAAGATATCTTGGCCTACCTGCGCCTGATCGTGAACCCTGCCGATAGTGTCAGCCTTAAGCGCGTCATCAACACGCCTCGACGCGGTATTGGTAAAACTACAATGGACCGGCTGACCCAGGCTGCGCAAGAACTCGGAGTCCCTACCTGGGAAATTCTTAGCGATGAGGCCACGGTCAAAACTTTAGCGTCACGGGGTTCTAGAAATATCCTGGGCTTTGTCGATATGATTCGCCTGTGGCAAAGCCAGGTGGATACATTGCCTGCCACCGAGATCATCCAGGGTATCTTGGACAACTCTGGCTATATCCGCAACCTGCAGGATCAAGACACAGACGAAGCTGAAGATCGAATCGGCAACGTTAAGGAACTCTACAACGCCGCCCAGCAGTTTGCTGAAGAAAACGGGGATGATTCTCTGCTGTCTTTCTTGGCCAATGCAGCCTTAGCTTCTGATGCAGACGACAAAGAAGATTCCACAACAGTCTCAATGATGACGCTGCACTCAGCGAAGGGGCTGGAGTTTCCGATTGTCTTCTTAGTGGGTATTGAGCAAGGTCTGTTCCCTAATTTCCGATCATTGGATGACCCTGCAGCCCTAGAAGAGGAGCGGCGGCTCTGCTATGTCGGCATTACCCGCGCCCAGGAGCGGCTGTTCTTATCCCATGCTCGTGAGCGCCGCCTGTACGGTTCGCGAGAGCCAGCGATTCCGTCTGCTTTTTTGTCGGAACTGCCGCGAGATTTAATTGAAACGAATACGCCTACAGCCATTCCCTCTCAGGGGATAGAGATGTTCTCGAGTGCGCCGCCTCAGAAAAAATTACCGAATACGAATGCTCGGGATTGGGCTGTGGGCGATCGCCTAGTTCATAAAGGCTATGGCCTGGGAGAGGTGACCCACATTTTTGGAGCAGGAAATAAAATCTGTTTAGCTGTGAAGTTCCCAAACTTGGGTAAGAAGATTATTGATCCCAACATTACTGTGTTGGAAAGAGTTGAGTAG
- a CDS encoding Uma2 family endonuclease: MAIASSSTQLYTVEEYLDRETQSDIRSEYRNGEIIPMTGGTPAHNKIISALNALLWFGLRGQAFSLFASDQRLWIPNCNLYTYPDVMVVANPLDLQAGRTDTVTNPILVAEVLSKSTKDYDRDEKFSAYRTIDTFTEYLLIDQYQQRVEQYVRQEANQWLLTVHEGQAASISLASVPVEITLTELYETVELKSDG; this comes from the coding sequence GTGGCGATCGCAAGTTCCTCAACCCAGCTCTACACCGTTGAAGAATATCTAGATCGAGAAACTCAATCTGATATTCGTAGCGAGTACCGCAATGGAGAAATCATTCCCATGACGGGAGGCACTCCCGCGCACAATAAAATTATTAGCGCCTTAAATGCACTTCTATGGTTTGGTCTCCGGGGACAAGCCTTCAGTCTTTTTGCCTCAGACCAGCGCCTTTGGATCCCTAACTGCAATCTTTATACCTATCCTGATGTCATGGTGGTTGCGAATCCATTAGATTTACAGGCCGGACGAACCGATACGGTCACGAATCCGATTCTAGTAGCTGAAGTTCTGTCTAAGTCAACGAAGGACTATGACCGAGATGAAAAGTTTTCGGCCTACCGGACCATAGACACATTTACAGAGTATCTACTCATTGACCAGTATCAGCAAAGAGTCGAACAATATGTACGACAGGAAGCCAATCAATGGCTACTTACGGTTCATGAGGGGCAGGCAGCGAGCATATCTCTTGCTTCTGTACCAGTTGAGATTACACTCACTGAACTCTATGAGACAGTAGAACTTAAATCAGACGGTTGA
- a CDS encoding SDR family oxidoreductase yields MVSIQNQVVLVTGASSGIGMACAKAFAATGAKLILAARREDRLQTLATALKDEFGVESYVLVLDVCDRNQTQTQLNSLPEPWSNIDILVNNAGLSRGLNKLHEGSIQDWEEMIDTNVKGLLYVTRALVPGMVERQQGHIINIGSIAGHETYPNGNVYCATKAAVRAISEGLKQDLLGTPVRVSSVDPGLVETEFSDVRFRGDTDRAEKVYQNLTPLTPEDVADVVLFCATRPAHVNLSEVLLLPTDQSGATLVHRRSP; encoded by the coding sequence ATGGTATCGATTCAAAATCAAGTGGTTCTGGTTACTGGCGCTAGTAGCGGTATCGGCATGGCCTGCGCGAAAGCTTTTGCTGCAACCGGTGCCAAGCTCATTTTGGCGGCTCGCCGAGAGGATCGCTTACAGACGCTAGCGACCGCTCTCAAAGATGAATTTGGGGTAGAGAGTTACGTGCTGGTGCTGGATGTTTGCGATCGCAACCAAACACAAACCCAGCTCAACTCCCTGCCTGAACCCTGGTCAAATATCGACATCTTAGTAAACAACGCCGGACTCAGCCGAGGACTCAACAAGCTGCACGAGGGCAGCATCCAAGACTGGGAAGAAATGATCGACACCAACGTTAAGGGACTGCTGTACGTTACCCGCGCATTGGTTCCCGGTATGGTGGAGCGTCAGCAAGGGCACATCATTAATATTGGCTCCATTGCCGGACATGAAACTTACCCCAACGGCAATGTTTACTGCGCTACTAAAGCCGCCGTTCGCGCCATCTCAGAAGGGCTCAAGCAAGATTTATTGGGGACGCCAGTGCGTGTCTCATCCGTGGATCCAGGACTCGTGGAAACAGAATTTAGCGACGTTCGCTTTCGAGGCGACACCGACCGAGCCGAAAAGGTTTACCAGAATCTGACGCCTCTCACCCCTGAAGACGTTGCGGATGTCGTCCTGTTCTGTGCAACCCGACCCGCCCACGTCAACCTCAGCGAAGTTTTGCTGCTTCCCACCGATCAGTCTGGAGCCACACTGGTTCATCGACGCTCACCATGA